A single region of the Duganella sp. BuS-21 genome encodes:
- a CDS encoding energy transducer TonB, giving the protein MNFTHNEKSTGKNFTGITIVVLLHVLVAYGIVTGLGTRLVHKMIAPVETKIIEEVKPPPPKELPPPPPPPEMKAPPPPFIPPVEVNVQQPPPPNNTIANATNVKPATTEIQKAPPAPPAAPPGPAKTGIRTAAVVDFGTCAKPEWPKSSLRNEETGTVQLSFLIAADGRVADSKVVKSSGFRDLDKAAVAGITKCRFKPATVDGVPQEGWQQMQYVWTLE; this is encoded by the coding sequence ATGAATTTCACGCACAACGAGAAAAGCACCGGGAAGAACTTTACAGGCATTACGATTGTCGTTTTGTTGCACGTCCTGGTTGCTTATGGGATCGTGACGGGCTTGGGAACGCGACTGGTGCACAAGATGATCGCACCAGTGGAGACCAAGATCATCGAGGAGGTGAAACCTCCTCCACCGAAAGAGCTCCCACCACCGCCACCTCCGCCAGAGATGAAGGCTCCACCGCCACCATTCATCCCGCCAGTTGAGGTGAACGTGCAGCAACCGCCGCCGCCTAACAACACGATCGCGAATGCGACCAACGTGAAACCGGCCACTACCGAGATCCAGAAAGCACCGCCAGCACCACCGGCAGCGCCACCTGGTCCAGCGAAAACCGGTATTCGTACTGCAGCAGTTGTAGACTTCGGCACTTGCGCCAAGCCGGAATGGCCAAAGTCGTCGCTGCGTAACGAAGAAACCGGTACGGTTCAGCTGTCGTTCCTCATCGCAGCTGACGGTCGCGTGGCAGATTCGAAGGTTGTGAAATCGAGTGGCTTTAGGGATCTGGATAAAGCTGCGGTCGCTGGTATCACGAAGTGCCGTTTCAAACCGGCAACCGTGGACGGCGTTCCACAAGAAGGCTGGCAGCAGATGCAATACGTCTGGACGCTGGAGTAA
- a CDS encoding biopolymer transporter ExbD, whose protein sequence is MSMSVGSPSAGADPEPMMEMNMTPLIDVMLVLIIMMIITIPKANHSVNLNMPVGTPPPPTKEPVVITIDVDFDGTILWDNVVVADRGTLEAKLTDVAAQADQPEVHLRPNKLVSYKVVAGVMASAQRLGVTKIGLVGNEQFQ, encoded by the coding sequence ATGAGTATGAGTGTCGGCTCTCCATCCGCAGGCGCGGATCCGGAACCAATGATGGAAATGAATATGACGCCCCTCATCGACGTGATGCTGGTGCTGATTATCATGATGATCATTACGATTCCTAAGGCCAACCACTCGGTCAACCTGAACATGCCGGTCGGCACCCCGCCGCCGCCAACCAAGGAACCAGTGGTGATTACGATTGACGTCGACTTCGACGGTACGATTCTGTGGGATAACGTGGTCGTTGCTGACCGCGGCACCCTGGAAGCGAAACTGACCGATGTCGCAGCGCAAGCTGATCAGCCGGAAGTGCATCTGCGTCCGAACAAGCTGGTATCGTACAAGGTCGTAGCAGGCGTGATGGCTTCGGCTCAACGCCTGGGCGTGACCAAGATTGGTCTGGTCGGTAACGAACAGTTCCAATAA
- a CDS encoding biopolymer transporter ExbD → MSMSVGSDSGDEDQVMSEINTTPLVDIMLVLLIIFLITSPVVLKLIKIQLPEETNQVIQTKPEDVNIVVSKDGDIYWNQRKMRDANELFDNLKVEAVKLPQPEVHVRGDQETKYESIGKVIYTTQRAGIQKVGFITEPPDKG, encoded by the coding sequence ATGTCCATGTCCGTAGGCTCCGATAGCGGAGACGAAGATCAAGTCATGTCAGAAATCAACACGACGCCCCTGGTGGACATCATGTTGGTTCTGCTGATTATCTTCCTGATCACGAGCCCGGTTGTTCTGAAGCTGATCAAGATCCAGCTGCCAGAAGAAACCAACCAGGTTATCCAGACCAAGCCGGAAGACGTGAACATTGTCGTGAGCAAAGATGGCGACATCTACTGGAATCAACGGAAGATGCGCGATGCGAACGAACTGTTCGACAATCTGAAGGTGGAAGCTGTTAAATTGCCTCAGCCGGAAGTACACGTACGTGGTGACCAAGAAACCAAGTACGAATCCATCGGCAAGGTGATTTACACGACCCAGCGTGCTGGTATTCAGAAGGTCGGCTTCATCACCGAACCGCCTGATAAGGGTTAA
- a CDS encoding MotA/TolQ/ExbB proton channel family protein produces the protein MFKNTRLSAVLAAVLFSVTAATALVSAPAFAQEPASAAASAPAADAAAAPAPAADAAAAPAADAAAPAAHGKAEEVENPYGFSAVWDAGFVSRATLIILSLMSMGSWYIIITKLIDQAKIFKQSKETSAKFWKASSIAGGSATLTEGSPFRFIAETGTKATQHHDGALLEQIDLSTWVTMSIQRAVDKVQSRLQDGLSFLATVGSTSPFIGLFGTVWGIYNALIAIGMSGNASIDKVAGPVGEALIMTAFGLFVAVPAVLGYNWLVRRNKSAMEDVRAFSADVHSVLISGAMSTATGSKKVG, from the coding sequence ATGTTTAAGAATACCCGTTTGTCCGCTGTACTGGCCGCTGTGCTGTTCTCGGTGACCGCAGCAACCGCCCTGGTGAGCGCCCCTGCCTTCGCGCAAGAGCCAGCCTCGGCAGCCGCTTCGGCTCCAGCAGCAGATGCAGCAGCAGCGCCAGCGCCAGCAGCGGATGCGGCAGCAGCACCGGCAGCTGACGCTGCAGCTCCAGCAGCCCACGGTAAAGCTGAAGAAGTGGAAAATCCATACGGCTTCAGCGCTGTGTGGGACGCAGGTTTCGTGTCGCGCGCTACCCTGATCATCCTGTCGCTGATGTCGATGGGTTCGTGGTACATCATCATCACCAAACTGATCGACCAAGCCAAGATCTTCAAACAGTCGAAAGAAACGTCGGCCAAGTTCTGGAAAGCTTCGTCGATCGCTGGTGGTTCGGCTACCCTGACCGAAGGCTCGCCATTCCGCTTCATCGCTGAAACCGGCACCAAGGCTACCCAGCACCACGACGGCGCCCTGCTGGAACAAATCGACCTGTCGACCTGGGTCACCATGTCGATCCAGCGCGCTGTGGACAAAGTCCAGTCGCGTCTGCAAGACGGCCTGTCGTTCCTGGCAACCGTTGGTTCGACCTCGCCGTTCATCGGTCTGTTCGGTACCGTTTGGGGTATTTACAATGCACTGATCGCCATCGGCATGTCGGGTAACGCATCGATCGACAAAGTAGCAGGTCCAGTTGGTGAAGCGCTGATCATGACCGCTTTCGGTCTGTTCGTGGCAGTTCCAGCGGTTCTGGGTTACAACTGGCTGGTGCGTCGTAACAAGTCGGCAATGGAAGATGTACGTGCTTTCTCGGCTGACGTTCACTCGGTGCTGATTTCGGGCGCAATGTCGACCGCAACTGGCTCGAAAAAAGTCGGGTAA